GGGTCCGAGTTCGATGAAGTCGAAGGCGTACATGACTGCCAGCCGGTCGGCGAGATTCGCAACCAGCGGCAGGTCGTGCGTGATGAAGACGATGGTCAGATCGTACTCCGCCGCGAGGTCGTCGATCAGCCCGATGATGCTCTGTTGCATCAGCAGGTCCAGTGCGGCCGTCGGCTCGTCCATGACAAGCACCTCCGGTTCGAGGACGAGCGCGAGTGCGATCAGCGCCCGCTGTTGCATCCCGCCCGAGAGTTCGTGCGGATATGAATCGAGAACGCGATCAGCGTCGAGGTACAGGTCAGCGAGGAGGTCTCGAGCGCGGGCCATCCCCGCGTCCATGTTGCGTTCGTGGACCTCGATGGTCTCCTCGAAGTGATCGCGAATGCTCATCGTCGGGTTGAACGAACTCATCGCCCCCTGGAACACCATCGAAATTTCCTCCCAGCGCAAGCGCTTGAGTTCGTCTTCCTCGAGATTCAGCAGGTCGACGTCTCGATCTGGTGTCGGATGGTAGGTGATCTCGCCGAGCGTCACACCGGGGTCGACGACGGCATCGAGCAAGGCGGAGGCGAACATCGACTTGCCGGAGCCGCTTTCCCCGACGACGCCGAGGATTTCGCCGCGCCGGATGTCGAGATCGACCTGATCGAGCACCCGCGATTCGCCGCGGTCCATATCGAACGTGACGCTGACGTCACGGAGTTCGAAGATCGGATCTGCAGTCGATACCGTCGGTGTTGCTGGCTCTTCCATCATAGGTTCTGAGTGTCTCTGCTCGAGTGTCGATCAGTCCGTCGATTCATCGTGGAGTGGTGCCGGCTCATCGGTGGCTCTCCATGCTGTCTTCGTCAATAGTCTCGGCGTGGCGCGCTCTGATTCGTGGGTTAAACAGTCGTTCGGTCCCCTGTGCGAAGAGGATCAGGCCAAACGACAGGGTAACCACGGCGAACATCGGCGCGAGAATCCAGTGGGCCGTTTCCCACGAGGTAAAGACGCCGAAACTGTCGTAGGCGTCGTTGAGCATCACGCCCCAATTCTCGTTCGAGAACGGCAACACGCCCAGATAGTAGAGCGCGACCGACCCGAAGATGACGCCACGAGCCGACTGGACGAAGTTGACAAGCACGTAGGGCATGATGTTCGGCAGGATGTCGTCGACGACGATCCGCCGCGTCGGAACGCCCATGATCCGTGACGCCTCGACGTAGGAGTGATCTCGCAGCGTCAACACCTGCGACCGGATCGCTCGAGCGAGGCCCGCCCAAGCGTTGATTGTGAGGACGATCCCGACGGTGACGGGATGTGTCGGCTCGATTAGGGCCGCCAGCAGGATGATCAGTGGCAAGCCCGGAATCGTCATCGCGATGTCGGTCACGACAGTCAGCGCGCGGTCAACGCGGCCGCCTTTGTACCCAGAAACTGTGCCGACGAGCGTTGCAATCGCCACCGAGAACACTGCCCCGGCGGTGATCATGATCAACATCGCGGGCGTCGCCTGCACGACGAGTGCGAAGACACTCTCGCCGCGAATCGTCGTCCCCAGCGGGAACTCGAGGCTCTGGAAGGCGGGGTCCATTCGCGGTCCGTCGCCGGGGAACGGCTCCGAAACGAGCCAGTAGCCCACGGTGCCGAGGAACACCCACGCGAGGATGATCAGGGAGCCGACGCGGGTGCGCCAGTCGCTCCAGATCACGCGCAGGGGCGTCAACACGAACAAATCGAGGCGTTCCCGGTAGAGTTCACGCCTCGAGCGTGTGATTCGGTCGTCGCGGTCCGGTTCGGTATCCGTCTGGAAGGTAGAGGTTCGTTCAGCCATGTCAGTATGCCTCCCGGGAGTCTTCCTGTTCAACCCGTGGGTCGATCTTGCTGTAGGTGAGGTCGGCGATCAGGATGAAGACGATCACCGCGAGCGTAATGATCAGGAACGACCCCATCATCAGCGGGTAATCACGGGCGTTGACCGCCTCTAACAGGTACCAGCCGATGCCTTCGTAGGCGAAGATTTCCTCTAAGACGACGGCACCACCGAACATGAACCCAATCGAGATCATCAGCGAGGTGTACATCGGAAGCAAGGCGTTTCGGCCGACGTATCGGGTTGCAATCTGTCGACCGGGAACGCCACGCAGGTTTGCAACACGGATATAGTCCTCGCCGATCACCTGAATTGCGTTGCCGCGCATCGTCAGCGCGACGCCGCCCAGTCCGGTGATGACGAGCGATAGGATCGGTAACGTGGCGTGGTGGACGACGTCGATGAAGTACGACGCCGACAGCGCCGGTTCGGCACCGGTCGGATGATGCCCCGATGCCGGGAACAGGCCCCAGTCGTAGGCAAGCAACGCGATTGCCAACAGCGCGAAGATGTAGTACGGAATCGAGTTCAGAAACATCGAGACGACCGTCGTCCCGACATCGAATCGCGATCCCTCGAGGTAGGCCATGATTGCGCCGAGAACGATGCCTGCCGAGAACGTCAGCAACGTCGCAATCGAGAGCAAGAACAGCGTCCAGGGCATTGCCTGAACGATAATCTCGTCGACGGGCGCGGCGAAGTGCAGCGACTCGCCGAGGTCACCCTGCAGCATGTTCGACATGTACTCGACGTACTGGACGTGCATCGGATCGGTCGGATCGATGTTCATCGAGCGCTCGGCGAGCTGGCTGACCTGTGCCATGCTGATGGAGCCGTCGCCGCGACTTTGCATGAGCTGAGCGCGGATGTAGTCTTCCGGCCCGCCCGGAATCGACTGGATCATCACGAACGTAATCGTCATGACGGCATACAGCGTAAACGCCGCCATCGAGAGCCGCTTCAGGAGGTAGCGAGACATCTCTTTCCCTCGTTATCGTGCCCGCAGATTACCCGTTCGTGGGAACTGCCACAGTGGCCACTTCGACTGGTAGGTTGCTGACTCCTCGACCGGGTCAGGAACCCACCACTCGTCCTCCCAGAACCAGACCGTATCGTTGATTTCGGTCAGAGGCAACATCGGCAGGTACTGATTCGTCACCCACGCCAGTTCCTCGATCAACTCGACGGACTCGGCTTCGTCCTGTGTCGTCTGCAGTTCCTCGAGCAGCCCCACGACGTCGACCGACTCGAGGTCGCCGTCGGGGTCGCCGACCGGTGGTGCAACGACATCGTCCTCCTCAAGGTTGAGGAACGGCGCGTCGATAATGTAGTACATCCGGAACGTAAAGTACGGGTAGGAGTTCTGCAGCGTCCACCCCGTCGAGGCGAGGTCGTAGTCGCCGTCGAGGTAGTAATCCGCCCAGTAGACGGTGTCGTCGACGGCCTCCACGTCGGCGTTGATCCCTTCCTGCCGGAGTTGGCCTTCGACAGTCTGGTAGATCGGATGCCAATCGGTCGTATCCGCCGGCATCGTGATCGTCAACTCGAACTCCTCGTCGTCGGGCGTGTACCACTGGTCGTCGTCTTTCGAGTAGCCTTCCTCGCGGAGCAGGTCCCGGCCGCGCTCGAGGTCGTCGTACCGGTGGAGGGCGTCGGCACCCTCGTCCGTGATCCAGTCCGTCCAGGCGTCACTCGGGTTGTTCTCGCCGTCGATGTTCCCGACGAGACCGCTTGGTGCTTCGACCGCCTCTCCGTATGGCCCGTAACTCGACGCCACGCCCTCACGGTCGATGAACTCCGCCAGCGCCTGGCGAACCCGAACGTTGCCGACGTGTTCATGCTCGAGGTTAAACGGTAACGCCATCCCCCACATCGCCGGGAGGTGCCCGACCGTGAGGTCGTCCGGTCGGTTCTCGAGGACGGCCTCCTCGGCGGTGAAGTTCCTGATCGTATCGACTTCGTTGCCCATGATCACTTCGCCCGTATCGGAGCCGACGCGATGAACCTCCCAGCGAGTGAAGTTGATGTTCGCCGCGTCGGGGTGGTCCTCGACGAGTTCCATCTCGAAGAGGTTGTCCGTGACGTTGACGACCTCGAACGGGCCGTGACCCTCGATGTCGTCGAGTTCGTAGTTCTCGAGGTCGGGTCGGATGTCGTCAATCGATTCACCGTCTTCCCAGCGCTCGACGAACTGCTCGTACTGTTCAGCTCTGGTATCTAACCAGAGGTTGGTCCAACTCGTATCGAACACATCCGGATTGATCGTCCCCGCAAGGTCCATCTCGACTTGGTGATCGCCCGCAATTGAGACGTCATCGAAGACAGCCCCGAGATCACCACTCATGATGTCCTCGAGGATCAGTTTCGTCCGGAGGTCCTCGGCGTCGACGTTCTCGCCATCGGAGTGCCAGGACCGGTCGTCAGCGAGGTCGATGAGTGCGTGGTCGTCCTCGTACTCGGCGATGTCGATGAGCCGCCATGTGAACTCGTCACGTTCCATATGGTACCAGACGAACTGATCGTTGTTCATCGAGTGACCGAACTCCTGTGACGGGTTGTAGATGTTGTACTGCCAGTTCGTCGGGTTGTCCGTCGTCGGCTCGATTAACGCGGTGTCGACGCGCTCGTCTGCGTCGGGATCGAACGAGGGCCGTTCGTCGGTGCCGCCACCGTTCTCATCGTCGCCGCCCCCAGCACAGCCAGCCACGAGCATCGCGCCCGCGCCGCCGCCCGCTGCGAGCACCTGCCGTCTCGAGACGCTGTGTGGCGTTCCCTTCCCGGTACGTCGGACTCTTGATAAGATATCACTACCGTTTTGGCGTGACATACCACACAATTCACTGTCCGTCCGTAATAAATGTACATGGTCTATTACCATGACCGTCGACGAAAGACGATGCGATGCTGAGCGGTCACCCGAACTGGCCACGCTCGCGCTCGAGCAACTCGAGTTCGATTGATTTGCCGGTAGCGACCAGCAGCGGGACGATATCCGCTTGCAGACGCTGTGAGTCCAGTTCGAACTCGGAGCCGATCACCTCGAGTGCGGCGACGCCGCGGTCGTCGGCATCCCGAATTGGAACCGCGATCCGATGGATTCGGTCGTTCGCTCGCTGCTGGCTGATCGTGTACTCCTGTTTCTCGAGCAAGCCAGCGCTGTACTCGAGTTGCGTGCTCGTATCCTGATCGATGAGAACACGATTGTCGCGTGCCGTCTCGAGGTCGGCATAGAAGTTCTGTCGGTCGACGGTTCGGATCGCATCCTCGAGGAGCGCGTCGACTTCTTCGCGCGGGCGATGGGAGAGGAGGGCTTTGCCGCCGGTCGAGACGTGGATTGGAAGGCGACTCCCCGCTTCGATTGGTGGTGAACCAGCGACTGGGTCGGTACAGTACAGATACACGGCGTCGCCTTCTTCCTCGACAATCAGTGAGACGGTCTCGCCGATACGTTCGGACAGCGCCTGGAGTTCCGGTTTTGCGATCTCGCAGACATCGTGTCGAGACAGAATTTGTTGGCCGAACCGAAACAGTCGCAGCGACGTCGCGTACTCGCCGTCCGTCTTCGTCACGTAGCCCAGATGGCGCAGCGTATCGAGGTACTTGTAGACCGAACTCTTTGCGATCCCAGTCTGGCGTGCGAGTTCGGTGACGCCGACCGGCCCCGTTTGTTCAATCGTCTCGAGGAGATCGAACGCTTTGACGAGTGATTTGACGTGATGTGTTTCTGCCGGTGGCGTGCTATCGGTTGGACGGCTGATGAACTGCGTGTTCCCGCGAGTGCGTCGGTGTGCACTCTCGTCTCGATTCGTCGGCGAGTGACTTACCGAACGCTCACTCGAGTCGCGGTCGTACTCGACCATCGCCGACAGCGACGCGCGACCGTATCTGATCTCGGTCTTGCCGTGGCCGGCGTACGTCGACGTAAACTGCAGCAGTTCCGATCCGTTGCCGGCGGGCAACAGGGCGGTCGTCCAGGCCACAGAGCGATGGCTGGTCTCGAGTTCGTCGTCGAACCACAGCGGTGCCGAAACCGGCGTCCATGGTCCCATGGCGTCCATTTCCGTCGTCGCGAGCAAGACCGTGCCACTGTCAGGGACGGGATTTCGGTGTTTGTCGCGGAACGTCTTCCCAGCGACCAAAATCGTGCCGTCCTCGCCGCCCTCGGGAACCCACGTCGCGTACGGGCCGTCGATCAACTGCAGTTCGTCGCTCGTCTGGACTGGCGTGCCGATAGCACTGGAATCTCCCCATTCGCGCCCGTTGTCAGACGTTTTAACGAAGATACTGCCACCGTACTTCGGCCCGTCGATGTAGTACGTCATGAGATACTGGCCGGTCGGGAGTTTCGTTATCGAGGGCATGCCCGGCCGGGACTCGTCGTCGGCGAGGGCAACGTCGAACTCCTGTGGCTCCCAGGTGAAACCGCCATCGCTCGAGACGCGATGGCCGATGAGTCGGTCGTAGCCGTCTTCAGAGTGGCGTTCGTCAGAGAAGTAACAGACGAGATTGCCGTCTGCGTCGACCGTGAGTTCGGGGACCCAGACCGGTGACTCGCCGCGACTCGGGACGGCCGTGCCGCCAGTGACGACCGTACTCACGTACGTCCACTCCTGGCCGCCGTCCTCGCTCGCGTACAGATCGATGCTCGTCTCGGACCGATCACTCGGGATTGCGTTGCCGGCAGCCAGCACCGTGCCTGCATCCCACGGCCCCACCGGCTGTGGCAGTTCGAACAGCGTCGGC
The nucleotide sequence above comes from Natronolimnobius baerhuensis. Encoded proteins:
- a CDS encoding ABC transporter ATP-binding protein; protein product: MMEEPATPTVSTADPIFELRDVSVTFDMDRGESRVLDQVDLDIRRGEILGVVGESGSGKSMFASALLDAVVDPGVTLGEITYHPTPDRDVDLLNLEEDELKRLRWEEISMVFQGAMSSFNPTMSIRDHFEETIEVHERNMDAGMARARDLLADLYLDADRVLDSYPHELSGGMQQRALIALALVLEPEVLVMDEPTAALDLLMQQSIIGLIDDLAAEYDLTIVFITHDLPLVANLADRLAVMYAFDFIELGPADEVLTGSMHPYTRALLNATPNLDTPRSKMRPIDGAAPDPVSVPEGCSYHPRCPMSDDTCLAEDPPLEAVADDHRVACHYGERVPEVIPLSLEEVRVDE
- a CDS encoding ABC transporter permease, yielding MAERTSTFQTDTEPDRDDRITRSRRELYRERLDLFVLTPLRVIWSDWRTRVGSLIILAWVFLGTVGYWLVSEPFPGDGPRMDPAFQSLEFPLGTTIRGESVFALVVQATPAMLIMITAGAVFSVAIATLVGTVSGYKGGRVDRALTVVTDIAMTIPGLPLIILLAALIEPTHPVTVGIVLTINAWAGLARAIRSQVLTLRDHSYVEASRIMGVPTRRIVVDDILPNIMPYVLVNFVQSARGVIFGSVALYYLGVLPFSNENWGVMLNDAYDSFGVFTSWETAHWILAPMFAVVTLSFGLILFAQGTERLFNPRIRARHAETIDEDSMESHR
- a CDS encoding ABC transporter substrate-binding protein — translated: MSRQNGSDILSRVRRTGKGTPHSVSRRQVLAAGGGAGAMLVAGCAGGGDDENGGGTDERPSFDPDADERVDTALIEPTTDNPTNWQYNIYNPSQEFGHSMNNDQFVWYHMERDEFTWRLIDIAEYEDDHALIDLADDRSWHSDGENVDAEDLRTKLILEDIMSGDLGAVFDDVSIAGDHQVEMDLAGTINPDVFDTSWTNLWLDTRAEQYEQFVERWEDGESIDDIRPDLENYELDDIEGHGPFEVVNVTDNLFEMELVEDHPDAANINFTRWEVHRVGSDTGEVIMGNEVDTIRNFTAEEAVLENRPDDLTVGHLPAMWGMALPFNLEHEHVGNVRVRQALAEFIDREGVASSYGPYGEAVEAPSGLVGNIDGENNPSDAWTDWITDEGADALHRYDDLERGRDLLREEGYSKDDDQWYTPDDEEFELTITMPADTTDWHPIYQTVEGQLRQEGINADVEAVDDTVYWADYYLDGDYDLASTGWTLQNSYPYFTFRMYYIIDAPFLNLEEDDVVAPPVGDPDGDLESVDVVGLLEELQTTQDEAESVELIEELAWVTNQYLPMLPLTEINDTVWFWEDEWWVPDPVEESATYQSKWPLWQFPRTGNLRAR
- a CDS encoding IclR family transcriptional regulator domain-containing protein; protein product: MTDAQNPDDHTGSVLYEPPEWAPVPGAMYPRATRLEYGEADETTLLATFECYETAGKTGTDEPSFPIYRSTDDGRTWSHYSDLRDTEHGWGLRYQPTLFELPQPVGPWDAGTVLAAGNAIPSDRSETSIDLYASEDGGQEWTYVSTVVTGGTAVPSRGESPVWVPELTVDADGNLVCYFSDERHSEDGYDRLIGHRVSSDGGFTWEPQEFDVALADDESRPGMPSITKLPTGQYLMTYYIDGPKYGGSIFVKTSDNGREWGDSSAIGTPVQTSDELQLIDGPYATWVPEGGEDGTILVAGKTFRDKHRNPVPDSGTVLLATTEMDAMGPWTPVSAPLWFDDELETSHRSVAWTTALLPAGNGSELLQFTSTYAGHGKTEIRYGRASLSAMVEYDRDSSERSVSHSPTNRDESAHRRTRGNTQFISRPTDSTPPAETHHVKSLVKAFDLLETIEQTGPVGVTELARQTGIAKSSVYKYLDTLRHLGYVTKTDGEYATSLRLFRFGQQILSRHDVCEIAKPELQALSERIGETVSLIVEEEGDAVYLYCTDPVAGSPPIEAGSRLPIHVSTGGKALLSHRPREEVDALLEDAIRTVDRQNFYADLETARDNRVLIDQDTSTQLEYSAGLLEKQEYTISQQRANDRIHRIAVPIRDADDRGVAALEVIGSEFELDSQRLQADIVPLLVATGKSIELELLERERGQFG
- a CDS encoding ABC transporter permease, coding for MSRYLLKRLSMAAFTLYAVMTITFVMIQSIPGGPEDYIRAQLMQSRGDGSISMAQVSQLAERSMNIDPTDPMHVQYVEYMSNMLQGDLGESLHFAAPVDEIIVQAMPWTLFLLSIATLLTFSAGIVLGAIMAYLEGSRFDVGTTVVSMFLNSIPYYIFALLAIALLAYDWGLFPASGHHPTGAEPALSASYFIDVVHHATLPILSLVITGLGGVALTMRGNAIQVIGEDYIRVANLRGVPGRQIATRYVGRNALLPMYTSLMISIGFMFGGAVVLEEIFAYEGIGWYLLEAVNARDYPLMMGSFLIITLAVIVFILIADLTYSKIDPRVEQEDSREAY